A window from Nodularia sp. NIES-3585 encodes these proteins:
- a CDS encoding RNA polymerase sigma factor, RpoD/SigA family, which yields MSMLSSDLVHIYLKEMGRFPLLTGEEEIIYGHQVQKMISIKEIKNTLQEKLNKKLSLAELSDHIGKSESEISTIFHQGERAKQKMITANLRLVVSIAKKYQHRNVEFLDLIQEGTLGLQRGVEKFDPSRGYKLSTYAYWWITQAITRAIAQQARTIRLPINIVEKLNQIKRIQPELSQVLGRRPTLPEIAQALNLEPNQIREYLTISRQPISLDLRLSDSQDIELINIIPDENHSSDEQINFDFLRQHIQSMMESLTTTQREVLILYFGLENQQPMTLNEIAKQLNLSRERIRQIQLKAIAILRHKQQNQLEDYLVS from the coding sequence ATGTCAATGCTTAGTTCAGATTTAGTTCATATTTATTTAAAAGAAATGGGTCGATTTCCTTTGTTGACGGGAGAAGAGGAAATTATTTATGGACATCAAGTACAGAAGATGATTTCCATTAAAGAAATTAAGAATACGCTTCAAGAAAAATTAAATAAAAAACTCAGCTTGGCAGAATTATCTGATCATATTGGTAAAAGTGAATCAGAAATCTCTACAATTTTTCATCAAGGAGAACGAGCTAAACAAAAAATGATAACTGCTAACTTACGATTGGTAGTTTCAATTGCTAAGAAATACCAACATCGTAATGTTGAGTTTCTTGATTTAATTCAGGAGGGAACGCTTGGTTTACAGCGGGGTGTTGAGAAATTTGACCCCAGTCGGGGTTACAAGTTATCAACCTATGCTTATTGGTGGATAACTCAGGCAATTACTCGCGCTATCGCCCAGCAAGCTCGGACAATTAGGTTGCCGATTAACATTGTTGAAAAACTGAATCAAATTAAGAGAATACAGCCAGAATTGTCTCAAGTTTTGGGTCGTCGTCCAACACTACCAGAAATTGCCCAAGCTCTAAATCTTGAACCGAATCAAATTCGTGAATATTTAACTATTTCTCGCCAACCAATTTCCTTAGATTTACGATTGAGTGATAGTCAAGATATTGAACTCATTAATATCATTCCTGATGAAAATCATTCCTCAGATGAACAGATTAATTTTGATTTTCTGCGTCAACATATTCAAAGTATGATGGAATCTTTGACAACTACCCAACGAGAAGTATTAATTTTATACTTTGGCTTGGAAAATCAGCAACCAATGACTTTGAATGAGATTGCTAAACAATTAAATCTGAGTCGAGAGAGAATTCGACAAATTCAACTGAAGGCGATTGCTATTCTGCGTCATAAGCAACAAAACCAATTGGAGGATTATTTAGTTTCTTGA
- a CDS encoding pentapeptide repeat-containing protein codes for MFQDYSHQNLRGRSFKGQDLAGANFSYADIRGADFSGANLVCANFTCAKAGLQKRWVMFLIILLWLWSGLLGVYWFIYGYLVSRIFDGAKLGNQIAGWVSLSILIAFFLLTIHRGVKKSSEMVWLILVLTLGLAIPFAYGGILAICCGVIGILTSCFAFIGVFAFIFSKAGSTALTITSFVAGALALFNIYVGWRALKGDEKYLLIGNIAVLIAATRSTSFCNADLTNANFTKAWLKGANFKNAVLISTHWFNVKMLDRVCPGNTYLQNIQLHQLLIRGQGQNMSLDRQDIRGVNLKGANLKDASFIGTDLSGANLQNADLTRAKLVQTQLDATDFTGATLTGAYIQDWGITTDTKFDGVRCEYVYMRLPTQDNPDPHRKPDNRQETFADGEFGDFIKPIFDTLDLYHSQGVDPRAIAISFKQLAENYPDAELEIVAMEKRGQDKFWHGAKTAITADKSELSAKYFDSYNQLKNLPDREIKLLLAEKENQIRRLENMIMTALERPNFYSNVEQVGFMTNNPGGFSIGGSVGGNVNNVQGDNNRAVQGDNNQDVLGDNNRVTQQNQVGADAAESLTKEDVFKLLAELENLIQRAELPADTKEEVVEDLSAAKKATEKEKPNKQRALDRLTSVAETLEKTTKTVDSGKQLWTTAKPIIVKIATWLGAAAGSHLLGL; via the coding sequence ATGTTCCAAGACTATTCTCATCAGAATCTTAGAGGTCGTTCATTTAAAGGTCAAGATTTAGCTGGCGCAAACTTTAGCTATGCAGATATTCGGGGAGCAGACTTTAGTGGAGCGAATTTAGTATGTGCAAATTTTACCTGCGCGAAAGCAGGACTGCAAAAACGCTGGGTTATGTTTTTAATAATACTCTTATGGTTATGGTCAGGATTGTTGGGAGTTTACTGGTTCATTTATGGTTATTTAGTTTCCCGAATATTTGATGGTGCTAAATTAGGCAATCAGATTGCAGGTTGGGTTAGCTTAAGCATATTGATTGCCTTCTTTTTACTAACCATACACCGAGGTGTAAAAAAAAGCTCAGAAATGGTATGGCTAATTTTGGTTTTAACTTTAGGGTTAGCCATACCTTTTGCATACGGTGGAATACTTGCTATATGCTGCGGTGTAATCGGAATTTTAACTTCTTGTTTTGCTTTCATAGGAGTATTTGCTTTTATCTTTTCCAAAGCTGGTTCTACAGCTTTGACCATCACCTCATTTGTAGCTGGAGCGTTAGCTTTATTTAATATTTATGTTGGTTGGCGAGCATTAAAAGGAGATGAAAAGTATCTCTTAATCGGCAATATTGCTGTTTTAATTGCTGCAACAAGAAGTACAAGCTTTTGCAATGCTGACTTAACCAATGCTAATTTCACTAAAGCTTGGCTAAAAGGCGCAAATTTTAAAAACGCTGTCCTTATATCTACTCATTGGTTTAATGTAAAAATGCTCGACCGTGTTTGTCCTGGCAACACATATCTTCAAAACATACAACTACACCAATTACTAATTAGAGGGCAGGGACAGAACATGAGCCTTGACCGTCAAGATATACGTGGAGTCAACTTAAAAGGTGCTAACTTAAAAGATGCCAGCTTCATCGGTACAGACTTAAGCGGAGCTAACCTACAAAACGCAGACTTAACCAGAGCGAAGCTAGTGCAAACCCAACTAGACGCTACTGATTTTACTGGTGCAACCCTCACTGGGGCATACATTCAAGATTGGGGCATTACCACCGACACCAAGTTTGACGGAGTACGCTGCGAGTATGTTTATATGCGCCTGCCCACTCAAGATAACCCAGACCCTCACCGCAAACCTGACAATAGACAAGAGACATTTGCAGATGGAGAGTTTGGGGATTTTATTAAGCCCATTTTCGATACACTCGACTTGTATCATAGCCAAGGAGTTGACCCCAGAGCGATCGCAATTTCGTTCAAGCAGTTAGCCGAAAATTACCCTGACGCTGAACTTGAGATAGTCGCAATGGAGAAACGAGGTCAGGATAAGTTTTGGCACGGAGCAAAAACGGCGATCACTGCTGATAAATCCGAACTAAGCGCAAAATATTTTGATAGTTATAATCAACTTAAAAATTTACCAGACAGAGAAATTAAATTATTACTGGCAGAAAAAGAAAATCAAATCCGCAGATTAGAGAATATGATAATGACTGCCTTAGAGCGTCCCAACTTTTATTCAAATGTTGAGCAGGTAGGTTTTATGACTAACAATCCCGGCGGGTTTTCAATAGGCGGTTCAGTTGGTGGCAACGTCAACAATGTTCAAGGTGACAATAACCGCGCAGTACAAGGAGATAATAATCAGGATGTCCTGGGTGACAACAATCGAGTAACACAACAAAATCAAGTGGGTGCAGATGCCGCAGAATCGCTCACTAAAGAAGATGTTTTCAAGTTACTGGCAGAGCTTGAAAATCTCATTCAGAGGGCAGAACTACCAGCAGACACTAAAGAAGAAGTAGTTGAAGATTTAAGTGCTGCTAAGAAAGCGACAGAGAAGGAAAAACCAAATAAACAACGTGCATTAGACCGTTTAACAAGCGTAGCAGAAACACTTGAGAAAACAACTAAGACTGTGGATTCTGGTAAGCAACTATGGACAACAGCCAAGCCGATCATCGTAAAAATTGCTACTTGGCTTGGTGCGGCGGCTGGTTCTCATTTGTTGGGATTGTAG
- a CDS encoding ATP-binding protein, with the protein MLPPWLGNTHDPDFFLTSEWIKSALINLKLYNRNSNKTAILLGPNANLSPDIAAQVPTVTQELPTVEEITAYLPQILPEVYSKSEIHDLAIAAVGMYIADIEYGVHSVITDNLTAVEKLSAYKINLLKRVYNVEFLQPPAIEVGGLELMQESFKKYKRLTTPLAKAYNLRLPKGVLLIGPPGTGKSHSAKACSQRLGAPLIIVEWGNFRSYGNLAEYKLKKLLALVDRINRIIFYLDDFDKGFAGDDDLSRRLAGMLLTWMQERTSDVLIIASANNLDLLPPELTRCGRFDEIFKVDLPNYGERHEIFKIHLRRFDERFRNGNPFTVSEWRRLLKETQRCVGAEIQAIVERAAATTFCQMFPQDTFVLDELPPLEITLTSLLEARKNISPLAIREADKVETMRNKADLQGLPSSPVDSSIFSVGNVNIFG; encoded by the coding sequence TTGCTCCCTCCGTGGTTGGGGAATACCCATGACCCTGATTTTTTCTTGACTTCCGAGTGGATTAAGTCAGCTTTAATCAACTTGAAACTCTACAATCGAAACTCGAACAAAACAGCTATTCTACTTGGCCCTAACGCTAATCTCTCACCTGATATTGCGGCTCAAGTTCCTACTGTCACTCAGGAATTACCAACAGTCGAAGAAATCACGGCTTATTTACCGCAAATTTTACCTGAAGTTTATAGTAAATCAGAAATTCATGATTTAGCGATCGCGGCGGTAGGAATGTACATTGCAGATATTGAGTATGGTGTCCATTCTGTAATTACTGACAACTTGACAGCAGTTGAAAAACTTTCTGCTTACAAAATTAATCTACTCAAGCGGGTTTACAATGTTGAGTTTCTTCAGCCCCCGGCGATTGAAGTTGGCGGACTGGAACTGATGCAGGAATCGTTTAAGAAATACAAACGACTGACTACACCACTAGCAAAAGCTTACAATCTACGACTGCCCAAAGGTGTGTTATTGATTGGCCCACCAGGAACGGGCAAATCCCACTCGGCTAAAGCTTGTTCTCAAAGGTTGGGTGCGCCTTTGATTATCGTAGAGTGGGGCAACTTCCGCAGTTACGGCAACCTCGCGGAGTACAAACTCAAAAAACTATTAGCCTTGGTAGACCGAATCAACCGCATCATCTTTTATCTAGACGACTTCGATAAGGGATTTGCCGGGGATGATGATTTATCCAGACGGCTGGCAGGGATGCTGTTGACCTGGATGCAAGAGCGTACCAGTGATGTATTAATTATTGCGTCAGCTAACAATTTAGACTTATTACCACCTGAACTTACCAGATGTGGAAGATTTGATGAGATTTTCAAGGTAGATTTACCTAACTACGGAGAACGACACGAAATATTTAAAATTCACTTGAGAAGATTTGATGAGCGTTTCCGTAATGGCAATCCATTCACTGTCTCTGAATGGCGACGGTTGCTCAAGGAAACACAGCGTTGTGTCGGTGCAGAAATCCAAGCCATTGTAGAGAGGGCTGCTGCTACCACGTTCTGTCAAATGTTTCCACAGGATACTTTTGTACTAGATGAATTACCACCACTGGAAATTACACTTACATCTTTGTTAGAAGCGAGAAAAAATATTAGCCCTCTCGCAATTAGAGAAGCTGATAAAGTTGAAACCATGCGGAATAAAGCTGACCTTCAAGGACTACCTTCTAGTCCAGTTGATTCATCTATTTTTAGCGTTGGTAACGTAAATATTTTTGGATAG
- a CDS encoding DUF192 domain-containing protein yields the protein MGLKILNIAGPIAGICLIIGIPTLAYIQTRPQQLPINQKLTHNEQTFYLEVATKPRELEKGLKFRASLPSNRGMLFKLGDQYENVGFWMHQVRFPLDIIYLDNGLVTTVIHNAQPCSQAPCTVYFGSRANKVLELPAGISNIQVGDKLTFKNL from the coding sequence ATGGGTCTGAAAATTCTAAATATAGCTGGACCAATAGCTGGAATATGTTTGATTATTGGAATACCTACTTTAGCATATATCCAAACTCGACCTCAGCAATTACCCATTAACCAAAAACTTACCCACAACGAGCAAACATTTTATTTAGAGGTTGCAACTAAGCCTAGAGAACTAGAGAAAGGATTGAAATTTCGTGCTAGTTTACCCAGCAACCGAGGAATGTTATTCAAGCTAGGCGACCAGTACGAGAATGTTGGGTTTTGGATGCACCAAGTTCGTTTTCCTCTTGATATTATCTATCTGGATAATGGTTTGGTGACTACCGTAATACACAATGCTCAACCTTGTTCTCAAGCACCTTGTACTGTTTATTTTGGCAGTAGAGCAAACAAAGTTTTAGAACTACCTGCTGGTATATCTAATATTCAAGTTGGAGATAAATTAACTTTCAAAAATCTCTAA
- a CDS encoding ISLre2 family transposase has product MKNSIYSSFDLNKSLEQFQEKVTKLLELTNISEWDGRVFKEREEKIRESALVLAGECTALLLHKLSKSEEFLDKAMQETQGWWHPNTQKHGCKKRQILTIGNVEVNLKLPYVVERPTQPKKNQKILNEGFCPFLRYLGMSEGLTPGVFSKIAQYGAIAGSFEAARTTLIDWGINISLKRIERLTYYFGKIGINLRQSKINGLEVGNLPTTNILKDQRVVIAVDGGRTRIRINNKGRRKLKTNRVGYTGEWVEPKLLTIYVVNEQGEKVKNGEIPITNDGTYSGFEGFLQILEMYLVNLGISQAKQVLLIADGAEWIWIHIPPLLKKLTCPNQTYQLLDFYHAASHLQDFADAAFSTKDERQQWFKKARKTLKKGQALGLMRNMNEFIPGATGERLKILVRERNYILKAYRRRLLKYNEVASQKLPLGSGAIESLIRQVVNLRMKGNSKFWLKDHAEIMLHLRCQWIAKTWDNFCDSIFNSFIKPITV; this is encoded by the coding sequence ATGAAAAATAGTATATATTCTAGCTTCGATTTAAACAAATCTTTAGAACAGTTTCAAGAAAAAGTTACGAAACTTTTAGAATTAACGAATATATCAGAATGGGATGGACGCGTTTTCAAGGAACGAGAGGAAAAAATTAGAGAATCTGCATTAGTTTTAGCAGGAGAATGCACAGCTTTGTTACTGCATAAGCTGTCCAAATCTGAAGAGTTTTTGGATAAAGCAATGCAGGAGACACAAGGATGGTGGCATCCTAACACGCAAAAACATGGTTGTAAAAAGCGCCAAATATTAACAATTGGTAACGTAGAAGTAAATTTAAAATTACCTTATGTAGTTGAACGTCCAACTCAACCAAAGAAAAATCAAAAAATCTTAAATGAAGGATTTTGCCCATTCTTAAGATATTTAGGAATGTCCGAGGGTTTAACCCCTGGTGTTTTCTCGAAGATTGCCCAATATGGTGCAATTGCTGGCTCTTTTGAAGCAGCGCGTACAACGCTAATAGATTGGGGCATAAATATCAGCCTAAAACGCATAGAACGGCTCACATATTACTTTGGTAAGATTGGCATAAATTTACGTCAATCGAAAATAAACGGTTTAGAGGTTGGCAATTTACCGACAACTAATATTCTTAAAGACCAGCGTGTTGTCATCGCCGTAGACGGCGGTCGTACCCGAATTCGGATCAATAATAAAGGTAGACGTAAGCTTAAGACTAACCGTGTAGGCTATACAGGAGAATGGGTTGAGCCTAAATTATTAACTATTTATGTGGTGAATGAGCAAGGTGAAAAAGTTAAGAATGGCGAGATTCCTATTACTAACGATGGGACTTACTCAGGATTTGAAGGATTTTTACAAATCTTAGAGATGTACTTGGTTAATTTAGGGATTAGTCAGGCAAAACAGGTTTTATTAATTGCGGATGGTGCAGAATGGATATGGATACATATCCCTCCGTTATTAAAAAAATTAACCTGCCCAAATCAAACTTATCAGTTATTAGATTTTTATCACGCGGCATCACATTTACAAGACTTCGCTGATGCTGCATTTAGCACAAAAGATGAACGCCAACAATGGTTTAAGAAGGCGCGAAAAACTTTAAAGAAAGGTCAAGCATTAGGTTTAATGAGAAACATGAATGAATTTATTCCTGGGGCGACCGGGGAACGTCTGAAAATTTTAGTCCGAGAGCGAAATTATATTTTAAAAGCTTACCGACGGAGACTTTTAAAATATAACGAAGTTGCATCTCAAAAGCTCCCTCTTGGCAGTGGCGCGATTGAAAGTTTAATTCGTCAAGTTGTTAATTTACGCATGAAAGGTAACAGTAAGTTTTGGCTTAAAGATCATGCCGAAATCATGTTACATCTTCGATGTCAATGGATAGCTAAAACTTGGGATAATTTTTGTGATTCTATATTTAATTCCTTTATTAAACCTATAACTGTTTGA
- a CDS encoding ATP-dependent RecD-like DNA helicase, with protein sequence MSTPPTITQQQVNATPQYETITGVVERLTFHSEESGYTVARLVRPRSKDLTTIVGSFANIQPGQTLELTGFWREHPQYGPQFQVTNYQETKPATLTGIEKYLGSGLIKGVGPVTAKRIVAHFGLETLEIIDNQIDRLIEVQGIAKKRVRLIKNAWETQKAIKEVMIFLQSHGVSTTYAVKIYKQYQERAIATVTKNPYQLATDIYGIGFLTADKIARNLGVPSDSEFRYSAGIIHALSEAAEDGHCYLPQPELIEKVSKLLATDDHQPTEDVITDIIKQMSAREELIREFVRDSYGEKLLLCYKPTFFHTEQNLAQLISRKLRQPIVQDTPRVRAWIERFTASHKIQLSPQQQQAVEKAAYSPVMVLTGGPGVGKTFTTHTIVSLWKAMGKSIALAAPTGRAAQRLSEMTGLEAKTIHRLLEFEPKTMGFKRDHDNPLPYTAIIADEASMLDLFLAHSLVKAVAKGAQLLLVGDIDQLPSVGPGKVLADMITSLQVPVVRLTQVFRQAQQSAIITAAHQINQGDYPMMEAISDNPVSDCLWHGGGHQPEHGVQAICELVSDFIPRLGFNPATDVQVLCPMSRGLVGTRNLNAVLQQLINPPAPEKTEINRGGMILRVGDRVIQQMNDYNREVFNGDLGTISGINTEEQEVEVDYGGRPVVYDYADLNEITLAWSVTIHKSQGSEYPVVILPLYMQHYIMLSRNLFYTGLTRASKLAIVVGSKKVISLAVRTTHDQQRYTRLWQRLLT encoded by the coding sequence ATGTCCACTCCCCCAACTATTACGCAACAACAAGTTAATGCTACTCCCCAGTATGAAACTATTACAGGAGTAGTTGAGCGTTTGACCTTTCACTCGGAAGAATCCGGATACACTGTGGCGCGTCTGGTGCGTCCCCGATCTAAAGATTTAACTACAATAGTCGGTAGTTTCGCCAACATTCAGCCAGGGCAGACACTGGAGTTAACAGGTTTTTGGCGTGAGCATCCGCAATATGGCCCACAGTTCCAAGTCACAAATTACCAAGAAACCAAACCAGCAACACTCACTGGGATTGAAAAATACTTGGGCAGTGGACTCATCAAAGGGGTTGGCCCGGTCACAGCCAAGCGCATCGTTGCTCACTTTGGGCTAGAAACTCTAGAAATTATTGACAATCAAATTGACCGCCTCATCGAAGTACAAGGTATTGCCAAAAAGCGCGTAAGGCTGATCAAGAACGCCTGGGAAACGCAGAAGGCTATCAAGGAAGTGATGATATTTCTGCAAAGCCACGGTGTTTCCACCACCTATGCTGTAAAAATTTACAAGCAATATCAAGAAAGAGCGATCGCAACAGTAACCAAAAACCCCTACCAGTTAGCAACCGATATTTACGGCATCGGTTTTCTCACTGCTGATAAGATTGCTCGTAACCTGGGTGTACCCTCTGACTCCGAGTTTCGATACAGCGCCGGAATCATCCATGCCCTGAGTGAAGCTGCTGAGGATGGTCACTGTTATCTGCCCCAGCCAGAATTAATTGAGAAAGTGAGCAAGTTACTAGCAACAGATGACCATCAGCCAACTGAGGATGTGATCACTGATATTATCAAACAGATGTCAGCTAGGGAGGAACTGATCAGAGAATTTGTTAGGGACAGCTACGGAGAGAAACTACTCCTGTGCTACAAACCGACATTCTTCCACACCGAACAAAATCTAGCACAATTGATATCCCGGAAATTACGCCAGCCGATTGTACAAGATACGCCTCGTGTTCGGGCTTGGATTGAGCGCTTCACCGCTAGTCACAAGATTCAACTATCGCCACAGCAGCAGCAAGCGGTAGAGAAAGCAGCTTACTCTCCAGTCATGGTTCTCACTGGTGGACCTGGCGTGGGAAAAACCTTCACGACGCACACCATAGTCAGTTTGTGGAAAGCGATGGGCAAATCCATCGCGCTGGCTGCACCAACGGGGAGAGCCGCGCAGCGATTGAGTGAGATGACTGGGCTGGAGGCAAAAACAATACACCGCTTGCTAGAATTTGAGCCTAAGACAATGGGATTTAAGCGGGATCATGACAATCCTCTGCCATACACAGCTATCATTGCCGATGAAGCTTCGATGTTGGATCTGTTCCTGGCACACTCCTTGGTCAAAGCCGTAGCTAAAGGAGCGCAACTATTATTAGTGGGCGATATCGACCAGTTACCCTCAGTTGGTCCTGGTAAAGTGCTGGCTGACATGATTACATCGCTGCAAGTGCCAGTAGTCCGGCTAACGCAGGTATTCAGGCAAGCCCAGCAGAGCGCAATCATCACCGCCGCACATCAAATCAACCAAGGCGATTATCCAATGATGGAAGCGATTTCGGACAATCCTGTGTCAGACTGTCTGTGGCATGGTGGGGGTCATCAGCCAGAGCATGGGGTACAGGCAATCTGTGAGTTGGTGAGCGATTTCATCCCCCGGCTGGGCTTTAATCCTGCTACTGATGTCCAGGTTCTTTGTCCAATGTCACGGGGATTGGTTGGAACTCGGAATTTGAATGCCGTATTGCAGCAGCTGATCAATCCTCCCGCACCAGAGAAAACCGAAATTAACAGGGGTGGAATGATTCTGCGGGTGGGCGATAGGGTGATTCAGCAGATGAATGATTACAACCGGGAGGTATTCAACGGGGACTTGGGGACTATCTCTGGTATTAATACGGAAGAACAGGAAGTGGAGGTAGATTACGGTGGCCGTCCTGTGGTTTACGATTATGCTGACCTCAATGAAATTACTTTGGCATGGAGTGTAACTATACACAAAAGCCAAGGCTCCGAGTATCCAGTGGTGATACTTCCACTGTATATGCAACACTATATAATGTTGTCGCGAAACTTGTTCTACACTGGGCTAACTCGTGCTAGTAAACTAGCAATTGTGGTCGGTTCCAAAAAAGTTATATCTTTAGCTGTGCGGACTACACATGATCAGCAAAGGTACACACGATTGTGGCAGAGGTTATTAACTTAG
- the topA gene encoding type I DNA topoisomerase codes for MPKRLLVVESPGKVKKLSQILGTDWIVRASCGHIRELSNDGDDSLGFSIDGSNIKCHYIPRDQRAKETIQKLKAAVKQVDEVVLATDPDREGETIAWHLKEVLGLKEPKRVIYTEITASAVRSAIANSRKLDFNLVGAGLCRDCLDKLVGYKGSPLVWALNNGAKSVGRVQSATLHLICQREREIQTFVPQDYWNVFVDYAEGFRAFYNGTTDSRPSVQQEETDTNDNANPNATKSSESKRVLSEAEATRLVEQARQHPHKIIQIEGKTVNRQPPPPFTTSTLQQAAGSKLRFSPDKTMQVAQKLYEAGLITYMRTDSVMLSPEFCTSARKWLEQNDPENVPQQVAKHRSSKSAQEAHEAIRPTDVFRPSAQLKQEISADEFNLYVLIWKRAVASQCKAAQLRKTQIITQSGQLLWQARGQVIEFYGYARYWNNLSKDSDLPALKQGLALTLENAGHEQKQTQPPPRYSEPKLVQMMERKGIGRPSTYAPTVATLKKRAYVELKKDNLQPTALGLEVDEFLQKALPDLLEAEFTAKMEDALDAIADGKQGWQQYLSGWNQDYFVPALSKAKTLVAGASNGTASVERKFETSKTHCPQCNSLMSKIPSTKVKKKYFLKCTSGCENVVLFWSDRSKTWEAPRSKDSEPKPPARITSHPCPVCQKPLEEYIYTKDGQPKTMLRCSNPKSRQDKKHKDVAYFNTAKGWWSPKFGELTGQK; via the coding sequence ATGCCGAAACGTCTCCTTGTAGTCGAATCCCCCGGTAAAGTCAAAAAACTCAGTCAAATTCTGGGTACAGATTGGATCGTCCGCGCCAGTTGTGGTCATATCCGAGAACTGAGTAACGATGGTGATGATTCACTGGGATTCAGCATTGATGGAAGTAATATCAAATGTCACTACATCCCTCGTGATCAACGAGCCAAAGAAACCATCCAAAAGCTTAAAGCGGCAGTCAAACAAGTTGATGAAGTTGTTTTGGCAACAGACCCAGACCGGGAAGGTGAAACCATCGCTTGGCATCTCAAGGAAGTATTGGGATTGAAAGAACCCAAACGAGTGATTTATACGGAAATTACGGCATCGGCGGTTCGGTCAGCGATCGCTAACTCCCGAAAACTTGATTTTAACTTAGTGGGTGCGGGACTGTGCCGGGATTGTCTGGACAAGTTGGTAGGCTACAAAGGCAGTCCCTTGGTGTGGGCATTAAATAACGGTGCAAAAAGTGTTGGTAGAGTCCAAAGCGCCACATTACATTTAATTTGTCAGCGAGAAAGAGAAATTCAGACGTTTGTCCCCCAGGACTACTGGAATGTTTTTGTAGATTACGCTGAAGGATTTCGGGCTTTCTACAACGGGACAACTGATTCTCGCCCCTCAGTACAGCAGGAAGAAACTGACACAAATGATAATGCCAACCCAAATGCTACAAAATCATCCGAGTCTAAACGTGTTTTGTCTGAAGCTGAGGCGACACGGTTAGTTGAACAAGCGCGGCAACATCCTCATAAAATTATCCAAATCGAAGGTAAAACCGTCAATCGTCAACCACCACCACCATTCACCACTTCTACCCTTCAACAAGCAGCCGGTTCTAAGTTGAGATTTTCCCCAGACAAAACCATGCAGGTGGCTCAAAAGCTGTATGAAGCTGGGTTAATCACATATATGCGAACAGACTCGGTGATGCTGAGTCCTGAATTTTGTACCAGCGCCCGTAAATGGTTGGAACAAAACGACCCTGAGAATGTACCGCAGCAGGTAGCCAAACACCGTAGCAGCAAGTCGGCTCAAGAAGCACATGAGGCTATCCGTCCTACAGATGTGTTTCGTCCTTCAGCACAGTTAAAGCAAGAAATTTCAGCTGATGAGTTTAACCTGTACGTATTGATTTGGAAACGTGCTGTTGCTTCCCAGTGTAAAGCTGCCCAACTCCGCAAAACTCAAATAATCACCCAGTCAGGACAGCTGTTATGGCAGGCCAGAGGACAAGTAATTGAGTTCTACGGTTATGCGCGATATTGGAATAATCTGAGCAAAGATTCAGATTTACCTGCTTTAAAACAAGGACTTGCGCTAACCTTGGAAAATGCGGGACATGAGCAGAAGCAAACCCAGCCACCGCCACGTTACAGCGAACCTAAACTTGTACAGATGATGGAACGCAAAGGCATTGGTCGCCCCAGCACCTATGCTCCCACTGTAGCGACTCTCAAAAAACGGGCTTATGTGGAGTTAAAAAAAGATAATCTACAACCCACAGCTTTGGGGTTAGAGGTTGATGAGTTTTTGCAGAAGGCTTTACCCGATTTGTTGGAAGCTGAATTTACAGCCAAAATGGAAGATGCCCTGGATGCGATCGCTGATGGAAAACAGGGCTGGCAGCAATATCTCAGTGGCTGGAATCAGGATTATTTTGTACCTGCACTCTCCAAAGCTAAAACCTTAGTTGCAGGTGCATCAAATGGTACAGCTTCTGTTGAGCGTAAGTTTGAAACTTCCAAAACTCACTGTCCTCAGTGCAATAGTTTGATGTCCAAAATACCCAGTACCAAAGTCAAGAAAAAGTATTTCCTTAAGTGTACGAGTGGTTGTGAAAATGTGGTGTTGTTTTGGAGCGATCGCTCTAAGACCTGGGAAGCACCCCGTAGCAAAGACAGTGAACCAAAACCTCCAGCTAGGATAACTTCGCATCCTTGTCCTGTGTGTCAAAAGCCTTTGGAGGAGTATATTTATACCAAGGATGGACAACCAAAAACGATGCTGCGATGTTCAAACCCTAAATCTCGTCAGGACAAGAAACATAAGGATGTGGCTTATTTCAATACAGCGAAAGGGTGGTGGAGTCCAAAGTTTGGGGAGTTAACTGGACAAAAATGA